The proteins below come from a single Candidatus Bathyarchaeota archaeon genomic window:
- a CDS encoding YbhB/YbcL family Raf kinase inhibitor-like protein, which produces MKELKVTSSAFEANQRIPAKYSCEGPNPPLSISGIPQEAKSLALVLDDPDAPSGTFDHWVVWNIPPSATEIGEDTIPGTEGLNSDGENCYTGPCPPRGKPHRYFFTAYALNVMLDLDAKCTKLDLETAMEGHILARGKLMGLYSR; this is translated from the coding sequence ATGAAAGAGCTAAAAGTAACCAGTTCAGCCTTCGAGGCAAACCAGCGAATCCCCGCCAAATACAGCTGTGAAGGACCAAACCCGCCCCTCTCCATCAGCGGCATCCCCCAGGAAGCCAAAAGCCTCGCGCTAGTGCTCGATGACCCCGACGCGCCAAGCGGCACCTTCGACCATTGGGTAGTCTGGAACATACCGCCGAGTGCAACCGAAATCGGCGAGGACACGATTCCAGGCACAGAGGGATTAAACAGCGACGGCGAAAACTGCTACACTGGACCCTGCCCACCCCGTGGGAAACCACACCGCTACTTCTTTACTGCCTACGCGTTAAATGTGATGCTTGATTTAGATGCCAAATGCACCAAGCTGGACCTTGAAACCGCCATGGAAGGCCACATTCTTGCTAGAGGTAAACTGATGGGGCTCTACAGCAGATAG